The genomic interval TGGACAACGGCAAGACGCTCACCATCGACCACGTCATCCTGGCGACGGGGTACAAAGTAGCAATAGGCCGGGTGCCATTCCTGGCACAGGGGAATCTCCTGGCCACCCTGGCCACCCAGAATGGCTTTCCCATCTTGGATGAGCATTTCCAGACCAATATCCCGGGGCTGTTCATCACCAGCATGCCGGCCTCCCAGGATTTTGGACCATTCTTCGCGTTTACCGTGTCTGTGCGCACCTCGGCAAAGCTCATTGGACAGGCCATCGTGCGCCGCCAAGCGTGACCATGGCGCCCCGGGAACCGATCGCGGGCCCCGACGAAGGGACCCTCTTGTGGGAACCGACCGAACGCCAGCGGGCGCGTGCCAACGTTACCCGGTACCTGGGCTGGCTCAAGACCACCAAGGGGCTGGCGTTCGCCTCCTACGAGGAGCTCTGGCGATGGTCGGTCACCGACGTGGAGACATTTTGGGCCACGATGCTGGAGTTCTTTCAAGTCATCGCCCCGCGGCGGGAGTCCCGGGTGCTCGCGGACCGGCGAGTCATGGGTGCGCGGTGGTTCCCGGGAGTTGAGCTGAACTATGCCGAGCACGCCCTGCGCCGCAGAGACGCCCACCCGGCCGTGGTCTTTCGCTCCGAGGGGCGTCCGCTCAGCACACTGACCTTC from bacterium carries:
- a CDS encoding AMP-binding protein, encoding MAPREPIAGPDEGTLLWEPTERQRARANVTRYLGWLKTTKGLAFASYEELWRWSVTDVETFWATMLEFFQVIAPRRESRVLADRRVMGARWFPGVELNYAEHALRRRDAHPAVVFRSEGRPLSTLTFGDLYRQTAVVASALKELGVRRGDRIVAYMPNIPETLIAFLATASLGAIWSSCPPEFGTRSVLDRFQQIEPR